A window from Pseudomonas moraviensis encodes these proteins:
- a CDS encoding nitrite/sulfite reductase, which produces MYVYDEYDQRIIEDRVKQFRDQTRRYLAGELSEEEFRPLRLQNGLYIQRFAPMLRVAVPYGQLTSRQVRMMARIARDYDKGYAHISTRQNVQFNWPAVEDIPDILAELATVQMHAIQTSGNCLRNVTTDQFAGVAADEVIDPRPWCEIVRQWTTFHPEFAYLPRKFKIAVNGSTSDRAAIEVHDIGLEPVHNAAGELGFRVLVGGGLGRTPVVGAFINEFLPWQDLLSYLDAILRVYNRYGRRDNKYKARIKILVKALTPEVFAQKVDAEMEHLRGGQTTLTEAELHRVAKHFVDPDYKTLENQTAQLADLDKEHPGFARWRSRNTLAHKKPGYVAVTLSLKPTGVAPGDITDKQLDAVADLADRYSFGQLRTSHEQNIILADVEQSQLFTLWGELREGGFATPNIGLLTDIICCPGGDFCSLANAKSIPIAESIQRRFDDLDYLFDIGELDLNISGCMNACGHHHVGHIGILGVDKKGEEFYQVSLGGSASRDASLGKILGPSFAQEAMPDVISKLIDVYVEQRTEDERFIDTYQRIGIDLFKERVYAANH; this is translated from the coding sequence ATGTACGTATACGACGAGTACGATCAGCGGATCATCGAGGACCGCGTCAAGCAGTTCCGTGATCAGACCCGACGCTATCTGGCAGGTGAGCTGAGCGAAGAAGAATTCCGCCCCCTGCGCCTGCAGAATGGCCTGTACATCCAGCGCTTCGCACCGATGTTGCGGGTGGCGGTGCCTTACGGCCAACTGACTTCGCGCCAGGTGCGCATGATGGCCAGGATTGCCCGCGACTACGACAAGGGCTACGCCCACATCAGTACGCGGCAGAACGTGCAGTTCAACTGGCCGGCCGTGGAAGACATCCCGGACATTCTCGCCGAACTCGCGACCGTGCAGATGCACGCTATTCAGACCAGCGGCAACTGCCTGCGCAACGTCACCACCGATCAGTTTGCCGGCGTCGCCGCCGATGAAGTGATCGATCCACGCCCATGGTGCGAGATCGTTCGTCAGTGGACCACGTTCCACCCGGAATTCGCCTACCTGCCGCGCAAGTTCAAGATCGCCGTCAACGGTTCGACCAGTGACCGTGCTGCCATTGAAGTCCACGATATCGGTCTGGAACCTGTCCATAACGCTGCTGGCGAGTTGGGCTTCCGCGTGCTGGTTGGCGGTGGCCTCGGTCGTACGCCGGTGGTAGGCGCATTCATCAACGAATTCCTGCCATGGCAGGACCTGTTGAGCTACCTCGACGCCATTCTGCGTGTGTACAACCGCTATGGCCGTCGTGACAACAAATACAAGGCGCGGATCAAGATCCTCGTCAAAGCGCTGACTCCAGAAGTGTTCGCGCAGAAAGTCGATGCGGAAATGGAGCACCTGCGCGGTGGCCAGACCACGCTGACCGAAGCCGAACTGCATCGCGTTGCGAAGCACTTCGTCGATCCGGACTACAAGACCCTCGAAAACCAGACCGCGCAATTGGCCGATCTGGACAAAGAGCATCCGGGTTTCGCCCGCTGGCGCAGCCGCAACACCCTGGCGCACAAGAAGCCTGGCTATGTCGCTGTGACGCTGTCGCTGAAGCCGACCGGTGTTGCCCCGGGCGACATCACCGACAAACAGCTCGACGCCGTCGCCGATCTGGCCGACCGCTACAGCTTCGGTCAGCTGCGCACCTCCCACGAGCAGAACATCATTCTTGCCGACGTCGAGCAGAGTCAGTTGTTCACCCTGTGGGGCGAGTTGCGTGAAGGCGGTTTCGCCACGCCGAACATCGGCCTGCTGACCGACATCATCTGCTGCCCGGGCGGCGACTTCTGCTCGCTGGCCAACGCCAAGTCGATCCCGATCGCCGAATCGATCCAGCGTCGTTTCGACGATCTGGACTACCTGTTCGATATCGGTGAGCTGGACCTGAACATCTCCGGCTGCATGAACGCCTGCGGTCACCACCACGTGGGCCACATCGGCATCCTCGGCGTGGACAAGAAAGGCGAAGAGTTCTATCAGGTCTCCCTCGGCGGCAGCGCCAGCCGGGATGCGAGCCTGGGCAAGATCCTCGGCCCGTCCTTCGCTCAGGAAGCCATGCCGGACGTGATCTCCAAGCTGATCGACGTGTACGTTGAGCAACGCACCGAAGACGAGCGCTTCATCGACACCTACCAGCGTATTGGCATCGACCTCTTCAAGGAACGCGTCTATGCAGCGAATCATTAA
- the sohB gene encoding protease SohB: MDFFTEYASFLAKTVTLVVAILVVLASFAALRSKGRRKSAGQLQVSKLNDFYKGLRERLEQTLLDKDQLKALRKGQAKTEKTAKKQQTQPEPKSRVFVLDFDGDIKASATESLRHEITALLTLATPKDEVVLRLESGGGMVHSYGLASSQLARIRDAGVPLTVCIDKVAASGGYMMACIGDKIISAPFAILGSIGVVAQLPNVNRLLKKHDIDFEVLTAGEYKRTLTVFGENTEKGREKFQEDLDITHQLFKNFVARYRPQLAIDEVATGEIWLGIAALENQLVDELKTSDEYLAQKARQAEVYHLHYAERKSLQERIGMAASGSVDRVLLSWWSRLTQQRFW, from the coding sequence GTGGATTTTTTCACCGAATACGCCAGCTTCCTGGCCAAGACTGTCACCCTGGTGGTCGCCATTCTGGTGGTGCTCGCCAGTTTCGCCGCGTTGCGCAGCAAGGGACGGCGCAAATCGGCGGGCCAGTTGCAAGTCAGCAAACTCAACGATTTCTACAAAGGTCTGCGTGAGCGCCTGGAGCAGACCCTGCTCGACAAGGATCAGCTCAAGGCATTGCGCAAGGGCCAAGCGAAAACCGAAAAAACCGCGAAGAAGCAGCAGACCCAGCCAGAGCCGAAGTCCCGGGTATTCGTGCTCGACTTCGACGGCGATATCAAGGCTTCGGCCACCGAGAGCCTGCGTCACGAGATCACCGCGCTGTTGACCCTGGCCACGCCGAAGGACGAAGTGGTTCTGCGCCTGGAAAGCGGCGGCGGCATGGTGCACAGCTACGGTCTGGCGTCGTCACAACTGGCCCGAATCCGCGATGCGGGCGTGCCATTGACCGTTTGCATCGACAAGGTCGCGGCCAGCGGCGGCTACATGATGGCGTGCATCGGCGACAAGATCATCAGCGCTCCATTCGCGATACTCGGTTCCATCGGTGTGGTCGCGCAGTTGCCTAACGTCAACCGCCTGCTGAAGAAGCATGACATCGATTTCGAAGTGCTGACTGCCGGTGAATATAAGCGCACCCTGACGGTGTTTGGCGAAAACACCGAAAAGGGCCGTGAGAAATTTCAGGAAGACCTCGACATTACCCATCAGCTGTTCAAGAACTTCGTCGCCCGTTATCGCCCGCAATTGGCAATTGATGAAGTGGCCACCGGCGAAATCTGGCTGGGGATCGCTGCCCTGGAAAACCAGCTGGTGGACGAACTGAAGACCAGCGATGAATATCTGGCGCAGAAAGCCAGACAGGCCGAGGTTTACCATCTGCACTACGCCGAGCGCAAAAGCCTGCAGGAACGCATCGGCATGGCTGCCAGCGGTTCGGTGGATCGTGTGCTGTTGAGCTGGTGGAGCCGCCTCACCCAGCAACGCTTCTGGTAA
- a CDS encoding NEL-type E3 ubiquitin ligase domain-containing protein — translation MFPDFLIPQATDKPAPPPATESLHGPFLEAAVPPWLIDASALRKAEFKQARTVLPNWYSTMEPAHRRVLHESYGHSFSTQTRLDQTMAAFKDIDAFARPILMQALKSRFQVEVDVDKTLLCLRRPIRAGLLGEEIGTYESLTLPLLQAALHNFESDECRYGAFHRSSGFAIQNPATEVYTAVPVNVSVRNFLGLCRELDIGAKYQAYLDSFFHPENPKAEARLRRRFIASQKTAMRAAADRALLTKDILPEDHAMIISVIRGERHPRIGRNQVWFQDLSLMRHRLVGCVAFKIAERNRPTEAVILYVPNDPVHPLKRYTGTQMQSTFKRLLTARVPGQSADIEPTPYQRFLSQFLPYEKRPYYFSQFVKVADSASDWLTSPWRKILEATLTAIEIWKTSPKYAKRVPEPDPYIAAALMPHVQAFPWAANSDLWTYLYEKHREKVFADARCHAVPTADVDASARNAKLSGLLQFGLLALNVASMFVPVLGEIMLVVMAGQLLFETIEGVVEWSEGDRHAAKAHFVDVAENLAQIAVMAAVGAGFKRLTAVKPEPLIEQLHPVTLPTGETRLWKPDFSGYEQHLTLSGSVRPNAQGQYRIDGKICFRHGGRFYEQTLDESTAQWRLKHPSDADAYQPVLSHNGQGAWRLALEQPMDWERLTLLRRMGHITDDFSDESLLMLADISAVSDNALRKMHMDHLPPPPELHDAMRLFRADRGARQMIEQLRGARPIDEGYLYALPLVTEMPHWPADRVLEFFLGAEGEGSSIRYGAQTSLPGFDRKPVIRISRAQVLNGEMPARILAALQENEVRQLLGPADAQFRPARPDAFSRRLADYAHTRQSAIFDSLYRGSEPLGIRGRMLQRECPGLSDAAAEDVLDHATAAELARMDAAGRSPLKMLEEARWHARQGRQVRAFAGLHSENLASADSRRLALFALEQLPGWPQTLRLEIREGSTTGALLDSIGGPAAPVKRYLVKNGPAYQAFGDHAEALNRLSNAEDSFYHSLLHALPDDIRLAIDLPEGSPGSELQHKIIGSAHAHRRQAAHVLAPQAKAFKPPVRVSARLKGYYASGRGPNLSPSLESRVAHLYPQARQAEAFLTQQRGRSNAQIFSELESRREDWERLDTTLEQWQAGPTGSQAALHRAQVAQALRNAWRNGPLAGQEVEAGRLSLVCDTPLPALSTHFAHINELSLTGLGITDANADSFLAAFPNVTDLSIGELGQPAVGPMSGTGALTTLPEAVGRMPGLTRLRFSTDAALLAPSFSQRLSSLARLEALRIDYSGVDSTTLHELDLTPLTRLRSLRIDAPRALWRWPAYVERLALLERLDLTHTLIETLPESLYHDQEQLWTGLALDWSRVTPATFRRAYEYVSRYSGPLGHLLDLHQMVGEFCRAELDTMAPMPNFTDPLSAAFNAAWGTPQARVTAIEQLRAEHEAIFAAFYTPSLRHGTRYATLRRQWSTGPNADVVNALKTSWYGTVRQRYGLTANVATFDLPVTRSGHAISPATDLITELPRLPAASFSHVRTVRLGRLDVPIEQARHFLRAFSHVESLEFSGNTFTELPFAPDELSALTHLDAAGNRIEVTPVVQRQIDGLQRLRRLNLSNNPLGNIDVSLLSRLRALSLRSTQLRTWPAGAENLPRLTWLDLRDNRVSSLPPSVLTHPDALMRANLTGNVFSPEGEASLHAALRRIEQERWLGQGTLARFGAEPVPEAFPPAETGWSFIELMLSLPEAATVLQGQTGPSTQLQRLTRLMPVEQARLHLQNLRASGASDAQVEARITEWQHLGEALVRRANDWLYTREVRTDTYRTNARDRSVAARRLFEAWLDGLTEPVDRARLDLDFQGLQTGDLPELAVPIPAVRTLDLSRVGMTTRGSDGFLAAFPHVETLYISGNPLGSVPAPVLRMQHLQHLEMQYCDLADATELYPLLARARLRRLDVGYNELRVFNPPDFGAVQTLDLRYNHLTAWPGRVFEAPQLHSLNLSGNELTRIPGELFSGEHERLIRGTDLSENRRLSLSALQDMRRYAREQSASHVLGMSRRNIETMIDTHLFGDLFGGAEAAGIPEDDVGNVDLDDPEAAVLPVEEVLDPLNDVAPRSRDPWLQRSDVTLAARRADIWAQLAQEPDHQRFFQLLRLLRDTDDFRLVPADLTRRMWDVMQAATESSELRQLLFLGAESHGTCPDGRILTFSDMEVRVSVYRALHDIPVHRMALKGRALLRLSRQLFRLDRIETLADAAGRGRDRAEVRLKYRIGLTGGWGDGVDLPGQPAYMLYDEPLSGELLTQTRASILEAERTDALPLSMIARDYWITYLEERLPLEMQAIDSAVDQQRQERWSALDDRLSRGEIDAREYDRELVELGKAMERLLTQKRLELTRREIVDLQSFADEAAEGDRVTPTPGPSSRP, via the coding sequence ATGTTTCCCGATTTTCTTATTCCTCAAGCCACGGACAAGCCCGCACCACCGCCTGCTACCGAGAGCCTGCACGGGCCTTTTCTGGAGGCTGCGGTGCCGCCATGGCTGATCGATGCTTCTGCTCTGAGAAAGGCCGAGTTCAAACAGGCCAGGACCGTCCTGCCGAACTGGTACAGCACCATGGAACCGGCACACCGTCGTGTTTTGCATGAAAGCTACGGCCACAGTTTCAGCACGCAGACGCGATTGGACCAGACCATGGCAGCGTTCAAGGACATTGATGCGTTCGCCCGGCCCATCCTGATGCAGGCGCTGAAAAGCCGTTTTCAGGTCGAGGTTGATGTCGACAAAACCCTGTTATGCCTCCGGCGCCCCATACGCGCCGGTCTCCTCGGCGAGGAAATCGGAACTTACGAATCCTTGACGCTCCCTTTGCTGCAGGCGGCGCTGCACAACTTCGAAAGTGACGAATGTCGGTACGGGGCGTTTCACCGCAGCTCCGGGTTCGCAATCCAGAACCCTGCCACGGAGGTCTACACGGCTGTGCCGGTAAATGTGTCGGTCAGAAACTTTCTCGGTCTGTGCCGTGAACTGGATATCGGTGCGAAGTATCAGGCCTATCTCGATTCTTTTTTCCATCCCGAAAACCCCAAGGCCGAGGCGAGGTTGCGCCGGCGGTTCATTGCCAGCCAGAAAACAGCCATGCGTGCGGCGGCTGATCGGGCTTTGTTGACCAAGGACATTCTGCCGGAAGACCACGCGATGATCATTTCGGTCATCAGAGGCGAGCGACATCCCAGAATCGGTCGCAATCAGGTCTGGTTTCAGGACCTGAGCCTGATGAGGCACAGGTTGGTGGGCTGTGTTGCGTTCAAGATCGCCGAAAGGAATCGCCCCACCGAGGCAGTGATTCTTTATGTGCCGAATGATCCGGTACATCCGCTGAAGCGCTATACCGGTACGCAAATGCAGAGCACCTTCAAGCGGCTGCTGACCGCTCGTGTTCCAGGGCAGTCGGCAGACATCGAACCGACGCCTTACCAGCGGTTTCTGAGCCAGTTCTTGCCCTACGAAAAACGTCCTTACTACTTCAGCCAGTTCGTGAAGGTTGCCGACTCTGCGTCCGACTGGCTGACGTCGCCCTGGCGCAAAATACTGGAAGCCACACTGACCGCAATCGAGATATGGAAAACCTCGCCCAAATACGCGAAGAGAGTGCCGGAGCCCGATCCCTACATTGCCGCCGCGTTGATGCCCCACGTGCAGGCTTTTCCCTGGGCTGCCAATTCCGACCTCTGGACTTACCTCTATGAAAAGCACCGCGAGAAGGTCTTCGCTGATGCCCGCTGCCACGCGGTTCCAACCGCCGACGTGGACGCCAGTGCACGAAACGCCAAACTGTCAGGCCTGCTGCAATTCGGCCTGCTGGCGCTGAATGTGGCGTCGATGTTTGTGCCGGTGCTGGGCGAGATCATGCTGGTGGTGATGGCCGGCCAGTTGTTGTTCGAAACCATCGAGGGCGTGGTCGAATGGAGCGAGGGTGACAGGCACGCCGCCAAGGCGCACTTCGTGGATGTAGCGGAGAACCTCGCGCAGATTGCAGTCATGGCGGCAGTCGGCGCGGGTTTCAAACGGCTGACGGCGGTAAAGCCGGAGCCGCTGATCGAGCAACTGCATCCCGTGACTCTGCCCACTGGCGAAACCCGTCTGTGGAAGCCCGACTTCAGTGGCTATGAACAGCACCTCACGTTGAGTGGATCAGTGCGGCCGAATGCACAGGGGCAGTACCGGATCGACGGCAAAATCTGTTTCCGCCATGGCGGCAGGTTCTACGAACAGACACTCGATGAGTCAACCGCTCAATGGCGTCTCAAACATCCCAGCGATGCCGACGCTTATCAGCCAGTCCTGAGTCATAACGGTCAGGGCGCCTGGCGGCTGGCGCTGGAGCAGCCGATGGACTGGGAGCGACTGACCCTGCTGCGGCGCATGGGGCATATCACCGACGACTTCAGCGATGAATCCCTGTTGATGCTCGCCGATATCAGCGCCGTCAGTGACAACGCCTTGCGCAAAATGCACATGGATCATCTACCGCCTCCTCCTGAATTGCACGACGCGATGCGCCTGTTTCGCGCCGATAGGGGAGCCAGGCAAATGATCGAGCAACTGCGCGGAGCGAGGCCCATTGATGAGGGGTATCTGTACGCACTGCCTCTGGTCACCGAAATGCCGCACTGGCCGGCTGATCGGGTACTGGAGTTTTTCCTCGGTGCCGAGGGCGAAGGATCGTCGATTCGGTACGGTGCGCAGACGTCACTGCCCGGGTTTGATCGCAAACCGGTCATCCGTATCAGCCGTGCGCAGGTATTGAACGGAGAAATGCCTGCACGAATTCTGGCAGCGCTGCAGGAAAACGAAGTACGCCAGCTCCTGGGCCCGGCCGACGCGCAGTTTCGTCCAGCGAGGCCAGACGCATTCAGTCGCAGGCTCGCCGATTATGCCCATACACGACAGTCGGCCATTTTCGACAGCCTTTACCGAGGCAGCGAACCGCTGGGCATACGCGGGCGCATGCTGCAGCGTGAATGTCCCGGACTCAGCGATGCGGCCGCAGAGGATGTGCTCGATCATGCAACGGCGGCGGAACTGGCTCGAATGGACGCTGCCGGGCGCTCCCCGTTGAAAATGCTCGAAGAGGCTCGCTGGCATGCTCGCCAGGGACGCCAGGTTCGTGCATTCGCCGGTTTGCACAGCGAGAACCTGGCTTCGGCAGACAGCCGAAGGCTGGCACTGTTTGCGCTGGAACAGTTGCCAGGATGGCCGCAGACATTGCGCCTGGAAATTCGCGAGGGCAGCACAACCGGCGCACTGCTCGACAGCATCGGTGGGCCTGCGGCACCGGTGAAACGCTATCTGGTGAAGAACGGGCCTGCTTATCAGGCCTTCGGTGATCACGCAGAAGCGCTCAACAGGTTATCGAATGCAGAGGACAGCTTCTATCATTCGCTCCTGCACGCGCTGCCCGATGACATACGCTTGGCCATTGACTTGCCGGAAGGAAGCCCTGGCAGCGAACTGCAACATAAAATCATCGGCTCGGCCCATGCGCATCGACGCCAAGCTGCGCACGTTCTGGCGCCGCAAGCCAAAGCGTTCAAACCACCGGTGCGGGTGAGCGCGAGGCTCAAGGGCTATTACGCCAGTGGCCGTGGACCAAACCTTTCGCCATCCCTGGAGTCACGGGTGGCGCATCTCTATCCGCAGGCGCGGCAGGCCGAGGCGTTCCTCACCCAGCAACGCGGCAGAAGTAATGCGCAGATCTTCAGCGAACTGGAGTCCCGGCGGGAAGACTGGGAAAGACTCGATACCACCCTGGAGCAATGGCAGGCTGGCCCGACCGGGAGCCAGGCCGCGCTGCACCGGGCGCAAGTGGCTCAGGCACTCAGGAATGCCTGGCGCAATGGCCCGCTGGCCGGGCAAGAAGTCGAAGCCGGGCGTCTCTCGCTGGTGTGCGATACGCCGTTGCCTGCGCTCTCCACACACTTTGCCCATATCAATGAACTGTCCCTGACGGGACTGGGCATAACGGATGCCAATGCGGACAGTTTTCTGGCGGCCTTCCCGAATGTCACGGATTTGTCGATCGGCGAACTGGGGCAACCTGCCGTTGGCCCCATGTCTGGGACCGGCGCGCTGACGACCCTGCCGGAGGCGGTCGGCCGAATGCCCGGACTGACCCGTCTGCGTTTTTCCACCGATGCGGCGTTACTGGCGCCAAGCTTTTCTCAACGGCTCAGCTCGCTTGCCAGGCTGGAAGCGCTGCGCATCGATTACTCAGGAGTCGATTCAACCACTCTGCATGAACTTGACCTGACGCCATTGACCCGCCTGCGCAGCCTGCGCATTGACGCGCCCCGTGCCTTGTGGCGATGGCCCGCGTACGTTGAGCGCCTTGCGCTTCTTGAGCGTCTGGATCTGACGCATACGTTGATAGAGACGCTGCCCGAATCGCTGTATCACGATCAAGAGCAGCTTTGGACCGGGCTGGCGCTCGACTGGTCGAGGGTGACCCCGGCGACCTTCCGGCGCGCTTACGAATACGTCAGCCGATATTCCGGCCCACTGGGCCACCTGCTCGATCTGCATCAGATGGTCGGCGAGTTCTGCCGCGCCGAACTCGACACGATGGCGCCAATGCCGAATTTCACTGACCCGTTATCCGCAGCGTTCAACGCGGCCTGGGGGACACCGCAGGCCAGAGTTACCGCCATCGAACAGCTTCGGGCGGAGCATGAAGCCATTTTCGCGGCGTTCTACACACCCTCCCTGCGGCATGGAACACGCTATGCGACCCTCCGGCGCCAGTGGTCCACGGGGCCCAACGCCGACGTTGTCAACGCGCTCAAAACCAGCTGGTATGGGACGGTTCGCCAACGGTACGGCCTGACCGCCAACGTGGCGACATTTGACCTGCCGGTGACCCGATCAGGCCACGCCATATCGCCGGCTACAGACTTGATCACCGAGTTGCCGCGACTGCCGGCAGCCAGTTTCTCCCACGTGCGTACAGTGCGCCTGGGAAGGCTGGACGTCCCCATTGAACAGGCTCGGCACTTTCTCCGCGCGTTCAGTCATGTCGAATCACTTGAATTCAGCGGTAATACCTTCACCGAGCTGCCCTTTGCGCCGGATGAGCTGTCAGCGCTGACGCATCTGGATGCAGCGGGGAACAGGATCGAGGTTACGCCTGTCGTGCAGCGGCAGATCGACGGGTTGCAGCGTCTCAGAAGGTTGAATTTGAGTAACAACCCGCTGGGCAACATCGATGTCAGCCTTTTGAGCCGATTGCGTGCCCTGAGCCTGAGATCGACGCAGTTGCGAACCTGGCCCGCCGGTGCCGAAAACCTGCCTCGGTTGACCTGGCTCGACCTGCGAGACAACCGGGTCTCGTCACTGCCCCCGTCGGTGTTGACCCATCCCGACGCGCTGATGAGAGCCAACCTGACCGGTAACGTATTCAGTCCTGAGGGTGAAGCAAGCCTGCACGCGGCGCTGCGGCGTATCGAGCAGGAACGGTGGCTGGGGCAGGGCACACTGGCGCGATTCGGCGCAGAACCGGTACCGGAGGCTTTCCCTCCTGCGGAAACAGGCTGGTCGTTTATCGAGCTGATGCTCTCGCTTCCGGAAGCTGCGACGGTGCTTCAAGGGCAAACGGGGCCGTCGACGCAGTTGCAACGACTGACTCGCCTCATGCCGGTCGAGCAAGCGCGGCTTCACTTGCAGAATCTGCGGGCGTCGGGGGCGAGCGATGCGCAGGTCGAAGCACGGATCACCGAATGGCAGCACCTTGGCGAGGCATTGGTCCGTCGGGCGAATGATTGGCTGTACACCCGCGAAGTGCGCACGGACACCTACAGGACCAATGCGCGAGACCGATCGGTCGCGGCGAGGCGCCTCTTCGAAGCCTGGCTGGACGGGCTCACAGAGCCTGTCGACAGGGCCCGGCTGGATCTGGATTTCCAAGGCCTGCAAACCGGTGATTTGCCGGAACTGGCAGTGCCGATTCCTGCAGTCAGAACGCTGGATCTGAGCCGCGTGGGCATGACCACGCGGGGCTCGGACGGGTTTCTCGCCGCTTTTCCCCATGTCGAAACCTTGTACATCAGTGGCAATCCCCTGGGGTCGGTGCCTGCGCCGGTACTGCGAATGCAGCATCTGCAACATCTGGAGATGCAGTATTGCGATCTCGCGGACGCGACGGAGCTTTACCCGTTGCTGGCCCGTGCGCGCCTTCGCAGGCTGGATGTCGGCTACAACGAACTTCGTGTCTTCAACCCGCCCGACTTTGGCGCTGTCCAGACCCTGGACCTGCGTTACAACCACCTGACTGCATGGCCTGGCCGTGTATTCGAGGCGCCGCAGTTGCACAGCTTGAACCTGAGCGGCAACGAGCTCACACGCATTCCCGGGGAATTGTTCAGCGGCGAGCACGAGCGTCTGATCCGGGGGACTGATCTCTCCGAAAATCGACGCTTGTCCCTTTCTGCTTTGCAGGACATGCGCCGCTATGCGCGTGAGCAGTCGGCGTCGCACGTGCTGGGAATGTCACGCCGAAACATTGAAACGATGATCGACACACACCTTTTCGGCGATCTGTTCGGTGGCGCAGAAGCGGCCGGAATTCCCGAAGACGACGTCGGCAATGTGGACCTTGATGATCCTGAGGCCGCTGTCCTGCCTGTCGAAGAGGTCCTGGATCCGCTCAACGATGTGGCCCCGAGATCAAGAGATCCGTGGCTCCAGCGCAGCGACGTGACGCTTGCGGCTCGCAGGGCGGACATCTGGGCGCAACTGGCGCAAGAGCCCGATCACCAGCGTTTTTTTCAGTTGCTGCGTTTGTTGCGCGACACGGACGACTTCCGGCTGGTACCGGCCGACCTGACGCGCAGAATGTGGGATGTCATGCAAGCAGCCACCGAGAGCAGCGAACTGCGCCAGTTGCTGTTTCTCGGCGCTGAAAGCCATGGCACGTGCCCGGACGGGCGGATTCTGACATTCAGCGACATGGAAGTGCGGGTGTCGGTGTATCGGGCACTGCACGACATCCCGGTGCATCGGATGGCTCTAAAGGGCCGGGCTTTATTGCGTCTGTCCCGGCAATTGTTTCGTCTGGACAGGATCGAGACGCTGGCTGACGCCGCAGGGCGGGGCAGGGATCGTGCCGAGGTGCGCCTGAAATATCGTATCGGTCTGACCGGTGGCTGGGGCGATGGGGTGGATCTGCCCGGGCAGCCGGCCTACATGCTCTATGACGAACCCCTCAGCGGTGAACTGCTGACTCAGACCCGGGCCTCGATCCTCGAGGCGGAGCGGACCGATGCACTGCCACTGAGCATGATCGCCCGCGATTACTGGATCACCTATCTGGAGGAACGTCTCCCGCTGGAGATGCAGGCGATTGACTCCGCGGTTGATCAGCAACGCCAAGAACGCTGGAGTGCATTGGATGATCGGCTCTCCCGGGGTGAAATCGATGCGCGAGAGTACGATCGGGAACTGGTCGAGCTGGGCAAGGCCATGGAACGGCTGCTCACCCAGAAACGTCTCGAGCTGACACGTCGGGAGATCGTCGATCTGCAGAGCTTTGCCGATGAGGCCGCAGAAGGAGATCGAGTCACACCGACACCGGGACCTTCGAGCCGCCCTTGA
- a CDS encoding DUF2970 domain-containing protein, with amino-acid sequence MDDPVDNKPPTFWQMLQSVMAAAFGVQSGKNRERDFTHGKPSHFVMLGILFTALFGLTLFAIVKLVLHLAGV; translated from the coding sequence ATGGACGATCCAGTCGACAACAAACCGCCGACCTTTTGGCAAATGTTGCAAAGCGTCATGGCAGCGGCGTTCGGCGTACAAAGCGGCAAAAACAGGGAACGAGACTTTACCCATGGCAAACCCAGTCATTTCGTGATGTTGGGCATTCTGTTCACGGCGCTGTTCGGGTTGACGCTGTTTGCCATCGTCAAACTGGTGCTGCATCTGGCCGGCGTGTGA
- a CDS encoding DUF934 domain-containing protein: MQRIIKNNEVVDETWHLLPKDFNIDEISNCDDLIVPLQLWREHSRMLKARDGGLGVWLDADEEAEEIGEDVSEFQVIALNFPAFTDGRSYSNARLLRDRYGFKGELRAIGDVLRDQLFYMHRCGFDAFAIRADKDPYEALEGLKDFSVTYQAASDEPLPLFRRR; the protein is encoded by the coding sequence ATGCAGCGAATCATTAAGAACAACGAAGTCGTCGACGAAACCTGGCACTTGCTGCCCAAGGATTTCAACATCGACGAGATCAGCAACTGCGACGATCTGATCGTTCCTCTGCAGTTATGGCGCGAACACAGCCGCATGCTCAAGGCCCGTGATGGCGGTCTGGGCGTGTGGCTGGATGCCGACGAGGAAGCCGAAGAGATCGGTGAAGACGTCAGTGAGTTTCAAGTGATCGCGCTGAATTTCCCGGCGTTCACCGATGGCCGCAGTTACTCCAATGCCCGTCTGCTGCGCGACCGTTACGGTTTCAAAGGCGAACTGCGGGCAATTGGTGACGTGCTGCGCGACCAGCTGTTTTACATGCACCGCTGCGGCTTTGATGCCTTTGCCATTCGTGCGGACAAAGATCCGTACGAAGCGCTGGAAGGTCTCAAGGACTTCTCGGTGACCTACCAGGCCGCCAGTGACGAGCCGCTGCCGTTGTTTCGTCGGCGCTAA